The sequence TTTCACACAGGCACCTGAGGTTTCATAGCCCAGGTGCCAACTGACTCTTAATTCACACATTCAGCTTACAACCAGGTGTAACTCTTTTGTAGCCCCTCTGCTTCAGATCTCAGGGAATGAAAGCCAAAGGAGTTCGCTCCTTTGAGATTTTGACCTTTCCCATGTGGGAATCCCACAGAGAAAAGCATCACAGTGCTATCATTTACTCTGCAGCTCGTTTGCTGTGGAGTCCATGAACCTTTGGCTGTGAGTCTTGAAAGCCCTGAGCACTCAGGCTGGGTGTGGGTGTTCAGCCACAGCCCCCAGTAGCAGCCCCTTCTATCTGAAACAGGCTGTGCCCCgctgtcccctgcccagccaggcaAATGCCACATGCCCTGAGGTGGCACAAGTCACTGCTGACCAAATGTGGGTTTCCCAAGCATTGCCTCAAACCCCAGGTCTTTtgcaaggcagcagcagagagtcTTAGCTCAGACCTTAAAGAGAAGCTGGAACAGGAAAGGAAGGCATGAGATGGAAAGAGATGGGGGACATGAGATAGGatgtgaggggacaggggataTCAGAATAGGAAGGGATGGTAGAGGAGAATGGGCTGGAGGATAGGATAGGAAAGAGaatgggatgggacaggagACAGGATGAAATAGGATGGGAAGGGTGCCCAGCCtttggctgctcctggccatcTCTCCCATGACCATGGGCCTTTGGCACAGGGGGGCTGTCACCTGGAATGGCTGCACTGGtaggggctgggggcactgaACGGGACGTGGGAAAAGGGGCACAGCCCTCACTCCCCCTCAATATTTGGGCAAGTTAAAAATTACTGAAGCACAGAAGGAGAGTAAGATCTGAAGAAGGGTGACTCAGCTTGTCAAATGACTCTGGTGGCATCAGCCAGGCTTATTAGCATTTATATGCAGAGGGAGCTTTCCTGCAATGAGGCTGCTTCCTGCATAGCAGCatcttccctccttctcctccatgtcAAAAACAAACTGATTCAgggttgaattttttttttttttttttgcattaaacattaaaaaaaaaacaaaaacgtTTTACAGCTGGCTTTGCAAATCTTCAATTTCATCCTGGGCATGGAGGGTGAAGCCAAGACGTGGCAATGGCCTGACCTGGGTGAGCAGCAGGAGGATTTGGAGCCTGGGATGCAGGCAgaccccactgcattcccaatTCTTCTCTTGGCTCTGCATCCTCCTGCTTTCCCTCCCCACTGCCAGGCAGGAATTCACTCCAGGCAAGAGAacagcccttggagcatcttCACAACCTTGCAAAATCACCAGCCATTAAAATAAGGAAagctgggctgagcagggatGCTGCCTCCTGTAGCCAGCTCGAGCTCTGGGCATTGCTGGAGTGGCTCAGTAAAAATCTCTGCCAGGCAGTGTGGCTGTGCCAGACCCCTGGCCTGGAGTGTGGATGTCCTTCAAGGTGGTGAGGGCTGCACTCAGCCAGGGCAGGCGGTTGTGAGAGTTGCTGGCTCCCAGCTCATGATGTCCAAGCAATTCGCTTTGCAGCTCCAGAGCCCACAGCTGCTAAATGCCCAAACGTGGGGAACCCAGGCAATCTCCAAAGAGCATCagactgttttaaaaatactttattctttagAAAATACAGCGTTCAGTACAGtgtgctctgctcctcccagctTCAACCCCCTGACTCCGCCGAGGCAACATCTGGACGTTCACCGTCACAGCTGGAAAGCAGAGGGCAGGTTTCACCACCCCCTTTTCCATCCTCGCAGGGAGGCAGGTGGCTCTCGAGCCCTCGCTGGTACCCAGCAGCAAGGTGCTCTCCCCCCAAGCCCCAGTGCAGCCCAAATCACAGTGCCAAGCTCAGACCGTGGAGCCGACGATGGCCCTTGGTGGCTGGGGACATCCCCAGGGGCACACAGGGCTGTCATGTTCCCCCACACAAGGATTTGGAGTAGCCCAGGTGATTATTGAGACatggggctgccccagcccagagaCCCAGCTGAGAACCCAGGGGTAAGGTTGGGGCTGGGGAATGGAGATGGGGGaccagggctcaggaacccctcAGCTCCCTTCCTAaacagggacagggctgagtCAGGGCTGTAGCAGCTCCTTCTGAGGGGGAAAACCTTACTGGGGCAGTTCAAAAAGGGGAAGCAAACATCACCCAAAGGCAGAGTCACCTTTCTCCAGGTCCAGGCTGAGCTCAGGACTAAGTGGGGAACTTCCACCTCCCGCTGCCTGGCTCTCTGCAGGGAAAAACTCCCATCCCACAGGAAGCAAAGCCCACCCCACAGGGGGTCCTGCCCGCACCCTGAGGGGGTGCGGGATCGCTCCagcctggggcagaggggccGTGCACACCAAGAGTGGGACAGGGGAACAAAGTCTGGAGGCTGGGGGGGCAGGAAAGaagcattttctcttttcaaacAGGAATCCCCAACCCCCTTCCCTTTGCATAGAGCAGCTTTCAGGTGAGTGTGTCCTTCAGTCACCCAGGGGACACCGAAAGCAATGGCCGTGACCCTGAGGGGGACAGGAGCAAGGCTGGGGAcatggctctgctgctcccgtcctccccccgcagccccggggcttGCACAAGGACAGGAGGAAAAGAACCAGGACAACCCTGAACCCTCCCCATCGCTCTGCCCCCAGGTGCAACAAGCCATccagatgtttaaaaaaaggaatgaaacaggaaaaaaaaaaaaaaaaaaaaaaaaaaggtaaaaaaaaccccaaaaaaaggCTGAGATGGAGGGAAAGATCCCCAGGTCAGCGGAGAGGGAGGCGGGAAGCGCCGCAGGATGGTGTCCGTTCACCGCCGCCCGCGGGATCTAACTGTCCTCGCCGTTCTCGCCCGGCCCCTTGATCAGCCGCTTCTGCCCCCGCTTGCCCACGGGGCCCTTGGGCTTGGCGAAGGCCTGCTTGAAGGCGTGCTGCTTGGGGTGCACCTCCTCGTACAGGAACTCCGCCGTCAGCTCCGCCCCGTCGTCGATCTCGATCTGCGCCCGGCAACGGGAAACGGGGGCTTAGCAGCTCCCTTGGGATCTGACAGCCACCTCTGGGGCACCCTACTGCCCCCCAAGCCCATCGCAGGGGCTGGACcaaggctgcagcacagccccctGGCACCGTCCAGCTCCATCACCTCTGCGGGGGCTCACTCTCACCTTCTTGGCTATCTCCAAGCAAAACTCCTGCTCCACAGTGTCCAGCAACCGGCTCTTGCAGCTGGAGTAGAGCATGCGCTCCTTGATGCTGCACTTGTACCCGGGCATGGAGTAGATAAAGACTGCAAAAACAGAGCAGGGCTTGTGGCACTGCCCGGGCCCGTGGCCAGGGAGCACCAGCTGCATCCCACCCTGCTCGTGGCCTTTCCAGCCCAGAGTCCCAGGTAACATCCAGCAACAGAGGGTGAGCCATCCCATCCATCACCCCTCCCAGACCTCCCCTGGCACTCCTGCAACACCGGAGGGAAACAAAGCGCCCACCACCAAGAGCTCGGGGGCAGAACCCAGAGACCTGCCCTGCACATGGCCCCAAAGTCTCTGCCAGCACCCACCACAGACTCAAGGCTCCCTGATgcaccatccctgtccccatccctgcttgCTCCCCATGCAACCAATGGTCCAGGGAAAACAGGGATTGGCACAGGCTCAAACTGGCCTTTCCCAGTGCTGAGGCTCTCACCAACAGACTCCAGGTAATCCCCCTCGTGTGAGTGCTTGTACAGGAAGAAATGGTAGCGAGCAGAGTCCTGGGGGATCCTCTTGGGCAGGTCAGTGATCTCTGTGGGGCTCGTGTGCACCAGGTCGATGGTCTCCCGCTCCAGATCCAGCTTCTGatggacagaggggacagggagcagaTGGAGTGAGAGACAGCAGCAGGATGTGGGGAGTGGGGCACAGAGAAGCCATGTGAGGGACCTACCAGCTGGATGTAGttgattttcttctgcttgAGAGCCTGGATGGCTTGCTGGGCATCCGGCTGCAGGGGGAAGGCCAGGCCCTGCAGCGTCTGGTGCTTGCTCTCCACGCTGATCTCCGTCTTCACCTGGGGATGGAAAGCACCTCGAGCGTCAGGGCACAGTGGCAaagggtggggaaggggggaaCAGGAAAACCAGCTGGCTCTGCAGCTAAAGGTTTCTCATCCAAGGAGGTGTCTGACACCTGTCCCACAGGGATC comes from Lonchura striata isolate bLonStr1 chromosome 12, bLonStr1.mat, whole genome shotgun sequence and encodes:
- the TWF2 gene encoding twinfilin-2 isoform X2, with translation MTHQTGIHATTELRDFFAKARNGSVRLIKVIIEDEQLVLGAHKELSRRWDADYDTLVLPLLDEQQPCYVLYRLDSQNAQGFEWLFISWSPDSSPVRLKMLYAATRATVKKEFGGGHIKDEMFGTVKEDVSLSGYQKHVSSCSAPAPLTAAEQELQQIRINEVKTEISVESKHQTLQGLAFPLQPDAQQAIQALKQKKINYIQLKLDLERETIDLVHTSPTEITDLPKRIPQDSARYHFFLYKHSHEGDYLESVVFIYSMPGYKCSIKERMLYSSCKSRLLDTVEQEFCLEIAKKIEIDDGAELTAEFLYEEVHPKQHAFKQAFAKPKGPVGKRGQKRLIKGPGENGEDS
- the TWF2 gene encoding twinfilin-2 isoform X1, whose translation is MVQFGSSRSSLRTLVLGAHKELSRRWDADYDTLVLPLLDEQQPCYVLYRLDSQNAQGFEWLFISWSPDSSPVRLKMLYAATRATVKKEFGGGHIKDEMFGTVKEDVSLSGYQKHVSSCSAPAPLTAAEQELQQIRINEVKTEISVESKHQTLQGLAFPLQPDAQQAIQALKQKKINYIQLKLDLERETIDLVHTSPTEITDLPKRIPQDSARYHFFLYKHSHEGDYLESVVFIYSMPGYKCSIKERMLYSSCKSRLLDTVEQEFCLEIAKKIEIDDGAELTAEFLYEEVHPKQHAFKQAFAKPKGPVGKRGQKRLIKGPGENGEDS